cagtcacttttttttttttgttccattggaACACAGCTTTGTTTGGCAAGAAAGCCCCCAATTCTATGGCTTTGCTTGCATACAAATGTTGTTCTTTGAAAATGACCAGCTTACCTGTCAGACTTCAATTATAGAAATGCAACCAGTTTTAATTCACAAAGGCCAATCAGCTGCTGccttaaattacaaaaataactgttgcaatctgattggttgcttaaACTTTCAAGGAGCtctaatttgttttaataatcccCCTATCTctctggcagccaatcagattcttttAGCTTGCATCTGATTGGATGCCTCAGGATGCAGTTGGGATCTCTTTCATGTCAGGATTCAAAAATAAGGCACGGAAGACAACGCGTACAAAAATGtcaaaagctacatacacacgtgcaataattatcgttagaaatgagCGACTAACGATCAATcgtccaataattgttaacaaaagaGTGAACGACTGGCCAACTACAACAATAAACGAGAAATGTCGTTGGAAAAAAACGATCGACCCGGCGGTTCTGATTGGGAGACGATTGTCcgctatcttttgtgtgtacggtcattcagtgatcgtggattgttctgcgatacactttctcctgtacatatcacttcctgcatcgttcaaacgatcgcatctagtgtgtgtacaatattgttggaatatatttgaatgatcgtaatgttacagcatgtacagaatcatgcactatacgatcattcaagataatcgtgaataatcgttgattggtcgttaatctttcgttttctaacgacaattattgcacgagtGTACGAGCAGAACTGTCTGTGCAGCCAATAGTAGCCAATCAAATCACTCAGTCATTTTCTAGGGCACATAAGAGAATAGAAGGATACATTTCACTGGCTATAATAAGCAACACTGACATTTCTGTTATCAGCTGTGTTCATAATAACacgttgtagaaaaaaaaaaaaagattgttcgAGTGCATTCTATGACGATTAATAGCAAAATGCCGCAGAAGAGGTAGAAAAATATAAAGGTAGACACCGgagctttttttctgaaagtgtAGGTAAACTTTGGAAGTGTAAATCCAATTGAAATTTTGGACAAATCAAAAATTCATTTTGCTCCCCTTTCCAGCGctcccttcttcctccttctcagCCAATGACAATACCTGATAATGGGGGGAGTAAGCAACCTCCTTCCCTGTGGCAGCCAATTGAAGgccccagcactgtcacatgaccaagGGAGAGAGGTCACTGCTCCCCCTTTCAGGGCTGGCTGCAAAGGAAAAAGGAGCAGCAAGGGAGCGCAATTTAAAGGGTCAGCGTTTAATAATTTTGGGCTTACACAGGGGTGACActtccaaaattagaaaagaacGACACAGCATCTacctcctctctctcctccttcacAGTTTTAAATTCTTATCAAATCACAGTTGCACTTTAAGACACAGAATTTGGCAGCATTGCAATAAATTCTGCAACCTTCTAATCTCCATACTGAATTTCTGCTTTCAGATCCTGGGACACGTAATTGATGAGCGCTGCTGCCACCTTCTGTTGTAAAGAGGCATTGCCCATGACCAGCATGATGAGATGAGTGGCATCGGTCCAGTCCAAGTTGCTGATGATGGTGTAGATGTTTTCACACAGCTTCTGCTGCTGGGCCGGTGGCATCTCCATAAGAATCTGTGGGACGGGCTTGAACTGACCGCTGGACATCCAAGCGCCCAATAATCCCCCTACAGCACCACCTACAAACATAAACCAGCAACAGATCGTGAGGATTGCTTTAATGATAAATACAACTTGCtgcattattatttacatatttaaagacAAAATGTTATTTGGGTCTGGTGCCATGGTGAAGGGCTGCACCTTATATCAGGATAGGGGCTGAGAGAGTGTTCTATATAAGCTAAGGCAAGCAGAGGGCTGCGTcgtaggctacgtacacacttgcaatgaatctcatctgataatcagcaTGGGAccattattggacgagaatcttacgtgtgtacagtgcccatcgtccaaacgaccatcctggcagatccacagacgatgaacgatcgtaatgaaagagaagagagagagcacagtggggtgccgctccgttgttctcccccctccataaagcagaacggtgctatatgtacagcactcgttcatgcatcgtgcagtccttggaaagggtcgtgaaagatcctttccagcgacaattattgcacgtgtgtacccagccttaggagGAGGTGGGGAGTCAGTCAGGAGGAGCGGACGTTGACTGCccaacatgtgatgctgagcctccatgattgaaggAAAtagaaatccaatgaatgaaaggggcagaGCAGGCACAGTCGGGCTGAGGAAGGAGGGGAAagatgatgctggacattctCTAGCCAGAAAATGAGGCGGGGCTCAgacttgctgctgcttctaatgtacattgtaaaaaGCTCTCAGTATGCAGAtaaataacctccctagcgatctaattccatgcaaatttcaatgcaaaaagcagtaaaacattttcatggaaatgtatttttcattgtaggctataattcttaggcataactcaccgatatctaatacatttaataataaactttaaataccaaaacacaaaaatctgttaaagaaaaaatatttaaacatgtaatgtaattgtactgtagtatgtataatataatatattttataaatatatgtatattatataaatatttctttgcattggactcaacacagctattttatattgaatccaatacaaaattatttgaatttccaacccggcaccgacgcatgcaccgatgtcaccgggaaaccccggagatcgttgCTGCATTCACCGGTTGGAGAtcgaggaggaggacgtgtccccaggaccttcGGGGACCAGTAGGACGCTGAGGGACGTCAACGGAGCAAGGtaggtggggttttttttttttttttttagtttaaagctacagagtgtgactcgggattaccactatttgcaggtaaaattcaccccgagtcacacacgggaatactgctaggggggttaagtaagCAATTTGAATCCAGAGAGGagctggtacaactgtgcaagactgagggGAAGATTGGAGGGcggatttaaatattattaaactccTTTCCATTTCTGCACCCAGCTATCTCTGTACTGCAATTGGCTTCCTGATCTTACTAAATGTCTGGATTGAGCTTgagatacctttttttttaatccccagCTCTTTGCTATTTCATATCCTTGCTGCATGGCTACAGGGAATATTTCTGACCGAGAATATAGCTTTGTAATAGCTTGCAGCAAAGGGCCCAGCATGGCCTCTTCTACAATCTAAAGAACAGAAGCAGGTATGGATCTATAAAGGGGCACAGGATTGTTGTGCCTTcagcagatatattttatttcttatttaaaatcaacccagaatttttaagccaggtgggaagaaaattgtaggcggatggcagccccCGTACTGTGACCtaaatcttcagtaaccaccaaaaaacagccgagGGTTACtcaaaagtgctgggtggtgcggaGAACACTGTGTATATAGGGTGTCCCagaagtcactacacacttccttttttctaatcGGTACCAGGTATCATTTGAAGAGACTCTAGGCCATCAgaatatgacaacttaggctttgcagtttttgtaagcgtagcattcccttaaccatggctcgccaattgacattggagcagcgttgcaaaATTGCAGCTTGGCAAGAAGTTTTACAGTCCCTGACTGAAGTTCAGTGCGAGTTCTAGAAGCCttatggccgtcacactgctccaacgtGTACCACAATGTTTGCTATACATGGCAAGTTTTTGGAAACAGGATCTGTTTTTGGCAACCCGACAACTATAGCAACAGGGAAAGTCCATccggagggctgcactggaacaCCGCATCAACAAAAGCTCAATTCAGAGGATGCTTTggagagtgataaagctctatCCGTAACCTTCAAGCGGAAGAatatgtggaaatgtgtgaatcactcctacacCATTACTAAAACCACCCACTCTTGGAAAACTTATGGTTCAGCGACGAGTCTCTTCATCCCTCTGGTCGGGTTAACCGACACAAATGTCGACTTTGGGGAAAATGaaacccagcagaaattctcGAGCATGAACGAAACTCTCCGAAGCTGGTGGTCGGGTGTACAATGTCTAACACTGGCCTGACTGGACCATTTTTCTTCAaggttagtcagagatttcctgaacatcaaaTTCCGGACTGATGGATAAGTCGAAGGGATCCCCTCAAATAGGctcccctgaccttacaccttgtgacttttttgtggggctatatcaaaGCAAGGAGTATGCCACTAAGcctgtcacagcttgaggaaagaatctgCATGGCCTGCAGAGAGGTCGGGGGAGAAATGCTGCAAAATGTTGCAGAGGCTTGCGTCTGAAAGGTGGCAGAAAGTTGCCGAAAATGGAGAcactcatgtggaggtatacaaggCATTTTAACGTGATGGCAAGCATAGCAAGTAAAGCAACTCtttttgatgctaaaaatatgaactCGGCTTctcctgtaatttttaggaattcattaaaagggCAAAGTGACTTTTGGGAAACCTTGTATAATATCACCTGCTGCGTGCAAATGATGTTTTACAGCAGGACATACATGGGGACTGAACTACTGCTACAGGTTAGTGTAGGTGTGAGTGGCCAGGCCCCAAGGGATTCTGGGAAAATAAAAGTTCAGCAAAACTTTCCTAAATGAGATGTAAAGCCTGACAATTGTTTCCTAAAGCACCACTTGTTCTAAATAATGGTCATGTgtttatatattcacatacatttccatttttttgtcctttggTAATGCAAACATTGACTTGGTAAAAGCCCCTTCCAACTCCTGAACCTTCCTATTGCTCAAAGTCTCTCATCACAGAAAAGGACCAATAGGAAGGCTTGGTAGGTAAAATGCCacatgtaccccccccccccccccctcattacTAGCCAAATGGTATTACCGACTGCGATTCCGGGAGGTCCTCCCATCAATCCTCCGAGGAAGGCACCGGTGCCAGCAGCCAGAGCTCCCCTGGCAGAGTGTTTTACGGCGGCTTTCATCTTCTGTTCTCCGGAAATGTGGCACAACAGGCGCATTATGTCATCCACGTGGAGAGGCATTTTcctgcctacaaaaaaaaaaagaaatttaaaaagttttctttttatcattgagagaacatttccaggtcccaTACCTTTCATCTGCACAACagctccaaaatctgcccctacctgtccccagagacccccaaattccttgtacaccctgttatcatctctcatctggactactgtaacctcctcctctctggtattccactaacccgactctctcctctacaatctattataaatgctgcagccagacttatccatccatccttcccacctacccaccccatacacagccttcccacctacctaccccatacacagcctgcccacctacctaNNNNNNNNNNNNNNNNNNNNNNNNNNNNNNNNNNNNNNNNNNNNNNNNNNNNNNNNNNNNNNNNNNNNNNNNNNNNNNNNNNNNNNNNNNNNNNNNNNNNNNNNNNNNNNNNNNNNNNNNNNNNNNNNNNNNNNNNNNNNNNNNNNNNNNNNNNNNNNNNNNNNNNNNNNNNNNNNNNNNNNNNNNNNNNNNNNNNNNNNNNNNNNNNNNNNNNNNNNNNNNNNNNNNNNNNNNNNNNNNNNNNNNNNNNNNNNNNNNNNNNNNNNNNNNNNNNNNNNNNNNNNNNNNNNNNNNNNNNNNNNNNNNNNNNNNNNNNNNNNNNNNNNNNNNNNNNNNNNNNNNNNNNNNNNNNNNNNNNNNNNNNNNNNNNNNNNNNNNNNNNNNNNNNNNNNNNNNNNNNNNNNNNNNNNNNNNNNNNNNNNNNNNNNNNNNNNNNNNNNNNNNNNNNNNNNNNNNNNNNNNNNNNNNNNNNNNNNNNNNNNNNNNNNNNNNNNNNNNNNNNNNNNNNNNNNNNNNNNNNNNNNNNNNNNNNNNNNNNNNNNNNNNNNNNNNNNNNNNNNNNNNNNNNNNNNNNNNNNNNNNNNNNNNNNNNNNNNNNNNNNNNNNNNNNNNNNNNNNNNNNNNNNNNNNNNNNNNNNNNNNNNNNNNNNNNNNNNNNNNNNNNNNNNNNNNNNNNNNNNNNNNNNNNNNNNNNNNNNNNNNNNNNNNNNNNNNNNNNNNNNNNNNNNNNNNNNNNNNNNNNNNNNNNNNNNNNNNNNNNNNNNNNNNNNNNNNNNNNNNNNNNNNNNNNNNNNNNNNNNNNNNNNNNNNNNNNNNNNNNNNNNNNNNNNNNNNNNNNNNNNNNNNNNNNNNNNNNNNNNNNNNNNNNNNNNNNNNNNNNNNNNNNNNNNNNNNNNNNNNNNNNNNNNNNNNNNNNNNNNNNNNNNNNNNNNNNNNNNNNNNNNNNNNNNNNNNNNNNNNNNNNNNNNNNNNNNNNNNNNNNNNNNNNNNNNNNNNNNNNNNNNNNNNNNNNNNNNNNNNNNNNNNNNNNNNNNNNNNNNNNNNNNNNNNNNNNNNNNNNNNNNNNNNNNNNNNNNNNNNNNNNNNNNNNNNNNNNNNNNNNNNNNNNNNNNNNNNNNNNNNNNNNNNNNNNNNNNNNNNNNNNNNNNNNNNNNNNNNNNNNNNNNNNNNNNNNNNNNNNNNNNNNNNNNNNNNNNNNNNNNNNNNNNNNNNNNNNNNNNNNNNNNNNNNNNNNNNNNNNNNNNNNNNNNNNNNNNNNNNNNNNNNNNNNNNNNNNNNNNNNNNNNNNNNNNNNNNNNNNNNNNNNNNNNNNNNNNNNNNNNNNNNNNNNNNNNNNNNNNNNNNNNNNNNNNNNNNNNNNNNNNNNNNNNNNNNNNNNNNNNNNNNNNNNNNNNNNNNNNNNNNNNNNNNNNNNNNNNNNNNNNNNNNNNNNNNNNNNNNNNNNNNNNNNNNNNNNNNNNNNNNNNNNNNNNNNNNNNNNNNNNNNNNNNNNNNNNNNNNNNNNNNNNNNNNNNNNNNNNNNNNNNNNNNNNNNNNNNNNNNNNNNNNNNNNNNNNNNNNNNNNNNNNNNNNNNNNNNNNNNNNNNNNNNNNNNNNNNNNNNNNNNNNNNNNNNNNNNNNNNNNNNNNNNNNNNNNNNNNNNNNNNNNNNNNNNNNNNNNNNNNNNNNNNNNNNNNNNNNNNNNNNNNNNNNNNNNNNNNNNNNNNNNNNNNNNNNNNNNNNNNNNNNNNNNNNNNNNNNNNNNNNNNNNNNNNNNNNNNNNNNNNNNNNNNNNNNNNNNNNNNNNNNNNNNNNNNNNNNNNNNNNNNNNNNNNNNNNNNNNNNNNNNNNNNNNNNNNNNNNNNNNNNNNNNNNNNNNNNNNNNNNNNNNNNNNNNNNNNNNNNNNNNNNNNNNNNNNNNNNNNNNNNNNNNNNNNNNNNNNNNNNNNNNNNNNNNNNNNNNNNNNNNNNNNNNNNNNNNNNNNNNNNNNNNNNNNNNNNNNNNNNNNNNNNNNNNNNNNNNNNNNNNNNNNNNNNNNNNNNNNNNNNNNNNNNNNNNNNNNNNNNNNNNNNNNNNNNNNNNNNNNNNNNNNNNNNNNNNNNNNNNNNNNNNNNNNNNNNNNNNNNNNNNNNNNNNNNNNNNNNNNNNNNNNNNNNNNNNNNNNNNNNNNNNNNNNNNNNNNNNNNNNNNNNNNNNNNNNNNNNNNNNNNNNNNNNNNNNNNNNNNNNNNNNNNNNNNNNNNNNNNNNNNNNNNNNNNNNNNNNNNNNNNNNNNNNNNNNNNNNNNNNNNNNNNNNNNNNNNNNNNNNNNNNNNNNNNNNNNNNNNNNNNNNNNNNNNNNNNNNNNATTAGTGATATGACCTTGTACATCGCtacgtgatatgttggtgctatattacaAGATGATGATACACAGAATGCAACCAAATGAATGACAATAGAACACTACGGGCTCGGATTGTAttacagtgaatctgacattccttgctATTAAAACGCATGGACCAGGGTGATTCCCctacagggaatgtttgagggaatgtcagattccctgctttatatgAAATATTCCTCCATTATTCCTAGGATGTCATATgaggaaataataatattaatgccatGGCACAGGGTACAATGTGCCACGTCTGCCCATTATTCATAGGATGATGTAATATGGAGCAATGTTAGAATATAACAAAGTa
The genomic region above belongs to Pyxicephalus adspersus chromosome 9, UCB_Pads_2.0, whole genome shotgun sequence and contains:
- the C9H19orf12 gene encoding protein C19orf12 homolog, which codes for MPLHVDDIMRLLCHISGEQKMKAAVKHSARGALAAGTGAFLGGLMGGPPGIAVGGAVGGLLGAWMSSGQFKPVPQILMEMPPAQQQKLCENIYTIISNLDWTDATHLIMLVMGNASLQQKVAAALINYVSQDLKAEIQYGD